In a genomic window of Streptomyces katrae:
- a CDS encoding helix-turn-helix transcriptional regulator, with the protein MSRRARISPAQAGLPDGGARRRTPGLRREEVAVLAGVGVSWYQWLEQGRDITVSGQVLDAVSRVLRLTSAERRHLYVLAGLNPPALEVAPADRDMCQGLQRLIDAWMPFPAHIMDTYWNTVMYNDAAALVLGMRPEIVQNCLIAFFTDPVYMSRSPQWEELAVEVVAQFRAACSEHPEDEGFQAVLEQARELSPRFAELWERQDIRPGGQLRKQMEHPVVGTLHVESTQLRVPARPDLAIVLHTPLPGTETAEKLEWLTSPEGRRGLMYPVAG; encoded by the coding sequence ATGAGCCGGCGCGCCAGGATCTCCCCGGCGCAGGCGGGCCTCCCGGACGGCGGAGCCCGCCGCCGCACCCCGGGGCTGCGCCGCGAGGAGGTCGCCGTCCTCGCCGGGGTCGGGGTCTCCTGGTACCAGTGGCTCGAACAGGGCCGCGACATCACGGTGTCCGGGCAGGTCCTCGACGCGGTGAGCCGCGTCCTGCGACTGACCAGCGCCGAACGCCGGCACCTGTACGTCCTCGCCGGGCTCAACCCGCCCGCCCTCGAAGTCGCCCCCGCGGACCGGGACATGTGTCAGGGCCTGCAGCGGCTCATCGACGCCTGGATGCCCTTCCCCGCGCACATCATGGACACCTACTGGAACACCGTGATGTACAACGACGCGGCCGCGCTGGTCCTCGGCATGCGCCCGGAGATCGTGCAGAACTGCCTGATCGCCTTCTTCACCGACCCCGTCTACATGTCCCGCTCCCCGCAGTGGGAGGAGCTCGCGGTGGAGGTCGTGGCCCAGTTCCGGGCGGCCTGCTCCGAACACCCCGAGGACGAGGGCTTCCAGGCGGTCCTGGAACAGGCGCGGGAACTCAGCCCCCGGTTCGCCGAGCTGTGGGAGCGCCAGGACATCCGGCCCGGCGGCCAGCTCCGCAAGCAGATGGAGCACCCGGTCGTCGGCACCCTGCACGTGGAGTCGACCCAGCTGCGCGTGCCCGCCCGCCCCGACCTGGCGATCGTGCTGCACACCCCGTTGCCGGGCACGGAGACCGCCGAGAAGCTGGAGTGGCTGACCTCGCCGGAGGGGCGCCGCGGACTGATGTACCCGGTCGCGGGCTAG
- a CDS encoding DUF4360 domain-containing protein: MFRTVFTAGAAAALAAAALTPSAGAASGGNASFAPPEQITIDVVQVNGSGCRPGSATVAVAPDNTAFTVTYSEYLAQVGPEAKPTDFRKNCQLGLSLNVPQGYTFAIAQADYRGFASLQQGASATQKASYYFQGMSQTASRSHTLRGPLQNGWQVSDTVPVEALVFHPCGAKRNLNINTELLTQAGTSDPARTTSFLTMDSTDGSINTKYHFTWKTCPQRR; this comes from the coding sequence ATGTTCAGAACGGTGTTCACCGCCGGCGCGGCCGCCGCGCTCGCCGCCGCCGCTCTCACCCCCTCGGCGGGAGCCGCGAGCGGCGGCAACGCGTCCTTCGCACCGCCGGAGCAGATCACCATCGACGTGGTCCAGGTCAACGGCTCGGGCTGCCGCCCCGGCAGCGCCACCGTGGCCGTCGCCCCGGACAACACGGCCTTCACCGTGACGTACAGCGAATACCTCGCCCAGGTGGGCCCCGAAGCCAAGCCGACCGACTTCCGCAAGAACTGCCAGCTCGGACTCAGCCTCAACGTCCCGCAGGGCTACACCTTCGCCATCGCCCAGGCGGACTACCGCGGCTTCGCCAGCCTCCAGCAGGGCGCCAGCGCCACCCAGAAGGCCAGCTACTACTTCCAGGGCATGTCCCAGACCGCCAGCCGCAGCCACACCCTGCGCGGCCCCCTCCAGAACGGCTGGCAGGTCTCCGACACCGTCCCCGTCGAAGCCCTGGTCTTCCACCCCTGCGGGGCGAAGCGGAACCTGAACATCAACACCGAACTGCTCACCCAGGCCGGCACCTCCGACCCGGCCAGGACCACCAGCTTCCTCACCATGGACTCCACCGACGGCAGCATCAACACCAAGTACCACTTCACCTGGAAGACCTGCCCGCAGCGCCGCTGA
- a CDS encoding NADPH-dependent FMN reductase, translated as MHVFVLSGSSRTGSVNVRLAALVAALVERTGATAEPAQLRDFPMPLYDGDVEAEGGVPAGALALRERIEAAQAVVISSPEYNASVPGPVKNAIDWVSRVRPQPFKDKQVLLVSASPSMVGGNRGLWALRVPLEHLGARVYPDMFSLAAAHQEFTEDGALADRGLGERLASTVGAFLDLAEADTRYLCLQRRWYEFLGDRTDAPVTARAQD; from the coding sequence ATGCACGTGTTCGTGCTCTCCGGGTCCTCCCGCACCGGCTCGGTCAACGTCCGCCTCGCGGCCCTCGTCGCCGCCCTGGTCGAGCGCACGGGGGCCACCGCCGAGCCCGCACAGCTCCGGGACTTCCCGATGCCGCTGTACGACGGGGACGTGGAGGCCGAGGGGGGCGTGCCGGCGGGCGCGCTGGCCCTGCGCGAGCGGATCGAGGCCGCGCAGGCCGTGGTCATCTCCTCGCCCGAGTACAACGCCTCCGTCCCGGGCCCGGTCAAGAACGCCATCGACTGGGTCTCCCGCGTCCGGCCGCAGCCCTTCAAGGACAAGCAGGTCCTGCTCGTCTCCGCGTCCCCCTCGATGGTGGGCGGCAACCGCGGCCTGTGGGCGCTGCGCGTCCCGCTGGAGCACCTCGGCGCGCGGGTCTACCCCGACATGTTCAGCCTCGCCGCGGCCCACCAGGAGTTCACCGAGGACGGCGCCCTCGCCGACCGGGGCCTGGGGGAGCGGCTGGCCTCGACCGTCGGCGCCTTCCTGGACCTCGCCGAGGCCGACACCCGCTACCTGTGCCTGCAACGCCGCTGGTACGAGTTCCTCGGCGACCGGACCGACGCACCGGTCACCGCGCGCGCCCAGGACTGA
- a CDS encoding methylaspartate mutase — protein MNAPAVRLSAFASAVNTAAHEGELVVQPRMGFPTVPGMRGGLLAVRGARARSVGTVTLDSYTRVGDHASARKALDTGADLNGFPLVAHGAAATRDMLAPVLGGAPAGHPFAVQVRHGSANPFGIVETLLDAGLDATEGGPVSYCLPYSRTPLAEAVDAWARSCELLAERSGGAAHMESFGGCLLGQLCPPGLLVAMAVLEGIFFREHGLRSISLSYAQQTHPDQDAEALAALRLLAGEYLADTDWHVVLYTYMGVFPRTTAGALALLRSSAVLAARTGTERLIVKTPAEAHRIPTVEDNVRALEEAAAQAARARGAVHRPVEHGEFGVLAEARALVESVLELGSGTGPALVEAFRRGYLDVPYCLHADNAGRSRGFIDARGSLQWRSAGAMPVRAAGRAAGPLRAEDLIGMLSHVQQGFDRAAVEPAPGPRAVPPAA, from the coding sequence GTGAACGCCCCCGCCGTGCGGCTGTCCGCCTTCGCCTCCGCCGTCAACACCGCAGCCCACGAGGGCGAGTTGGTGGTGCAGCCCCGGATGGGCTTCCCCACCGTGCCCGGCATGCGCGGTGGCCTCCTCGCCGTGCGCGGGGCCCGGGCCCGCAGCGTCGGCACCGTCACGCTCGACAGCTACACCCGGGTCGGCGACCACGCCTCCGCCCGCAAGGCCCTCGACACCGGCGCCGACCTCAACGGCTTCCCCCTGGTCGCCCACGGGGCCGCCGCCACCCGGGACATGCTCGCCCCCGTCCTCGGCGGCGCCCCGGCCGGGCATCCCTTCGCCGTCCAGGTCCGGCACGGGTCCGCGAACCCGTTCGGCATCGTGGAAACCCTCCTCGACGCCGGTCTGGACGCCACCGAGGGCGGGCCCGTCTCGTACTGCCTGCCGTACAGCCGTACACCGCTGGCGGAGGCCGTGGACGCGTGGGCCAGGAGCTGTGAGCTGCTGGCCGAACGCTCCGGCGGAGCCGCGCACATGGAGAGCTTCGGCGGCTGCCTGCTGGGTCAGCTGTGCCCGCCGGGGCTGCTGGTGGCGATGGCGGTCCTGGAGGGGATCTTCTTCCGCGAACACGGGCTGCGCAGCATCTCGCTGAGCTACGCCCAGCAGACCCATCCGGACCAGGACGCCGAGGCGCTCGCCGCGCTGCGCCTGCTGGCGGGCGAGTACCTGGCGGACACGGACTGGCACGTCGTCCTGTACACCTACATGGGCGTCTTCCCCCGCACGACGGCGGGCGCTCTGGCGCTGCTGCGGTCCAGCGCGGTACTGGCCGCGCGGACCGGCACGGAGCGGCTGATCGTCAAGACGCCGGCGGAGGCCCACCGCATCCCGACGGTCGAGGACAACGTCCGAGCCCTCGAGGAGGCCGCCGCGCAGGCGGCGCGGGCCCGCGGCGCGGTCCACCGGCCCGTCGAACACGGCGAGTTCGGTGTTCTCGCCGAGGCCCGCGCCCTGGTTGAGTCGGTCCTGGAGCTCGGCTCCGGGACGGGCCCCGCCCTCGTGGAGGCCTTCCGCCGGGGCTATCTGGACGTCCCGTACTGCCTGCACGCCGACAACGCGGGCCGCTCCCGGGGCTTCATCGACGCGCGCGGCAGCCTCCAGTGGCGCAGCGCCGGCGCGATGCCGGTGCGCGCGGCGGGCCGGGCCGCGGGTCCGCTGCGCGCCGAGGACCTGATCGGCATGCTCTCGCACGTCCAGCAGGGCTTCGACCGGGCCGCCGTCGAGCCCGCTCCCGGGCCGCGGGCCGTGCCGCCGGCCGCCTGA
- a CDS encoding cobalamin B12-binding domain-containing protein encodes MLLEEMGHEVFNAGACVPDELVISECRRLRPDALVISTVNGHGALDGRRLITRLRREPDLRDLQVVIGGKLGVRGAEAGSHAPALTAAGFDAVFEDAAGTEEFRRYLGEAAPVRALAAAPGRRPAAAVAGAR; translated from the coding sequence CTGCTGCTGGAGGAGATGGGCCACGAGGTGTTCAACGCCGGCGCCTGCGTCCCCGATGAGCTCGTGATCTCCGAATGCCGCCGACTGCGCCCTGACGCGCTGGTCATCAGCACGGTCAACGGCCACGGCGCCCTCGACGGCCGCCGCCTGATCACCCGGCTGCGCCGCGAGCCCGACCTGCGCGACCTCCAGGTCGTGATCGGCGGGAAGCTCGGGGTGCGCGGCGCCGAAGCGGGCAGCCACGCCCCCGCGTTGACGGCCGCCGGCTTCGACGCCGTCTTCGAGGACGCGGCCGGCACCGAGGAGTTCCGGCGCTACCTCGGCGAGGCCGCTCCCGTACGGGCGCTCGCCGCGGCGCCCGGCCGGCGCCCGGCTGCTGCTGTTGCGGGTGCCCGGTGA
- a CDS encoding MFS transporter, with product MTTDTRTPEVTGPRTAAPEEGRLTGRARLVLFVLCAAQFMVALDFSVLNVALPVLGKDLDLSPSALQWAVTAFSLPSGGFLLLFSRIGDLYGRKKLFLAGLLVFGAASLLATLAWNPAAFLTGRALQGLGAAAVVPAGMSLLTTTFPEGPLRDRALGISGTLLSLGFTVGMVLGGVMTDLLGWRSTMGLLAVAALVVLVLAPGLLAESRTPERPRLDVPGAVAVTAGLLALIYALSTAADRGFGGLDVRAALVAGLVLLAVFVVVESKAAAPLVSLPMLRRRTVAWGNVGGLVTFSMMSTVIFVLTLYLQETLGLSSFLTGLVFGVQGIASALAGSVAARFIGRFGARRTLVGSLAGQGLFTGALLAVGADSGALVATVAVSLASMCHLGAIISYGLTVTSGVPDGEQGLATGLVTTTQQVGLTIGIPLLGVLATTGTSLFDGVRTVLAVDAALVVGAALLVAAGLGRRKA from the coding sequence ATGACGACAGACACCCGGACCCCCGAGGTCACCGGGCCGCGTACGGCGGCCCCCGAGGAAGGCCGGCTCACCGGCCGGGCACGGCTGGTTCTCTTCGTGCTCTGCGCCGCCCAGTTCATGGTGGCGCTCGACTTCTCCGTCCTGAACGTGGCCCTGCCGGTGCTGGGCAAGGACCTGGACCTGAGTCCGTCCGCCCTCCAGTGGGCGGTGACCGCCTTCAGCCTGCCGTCCGGCGGGTTCCTGCTCCTCTTCAGCCGGATCGGCGACCTGTACGGCCGCAAGAAGCTGTTCCTGGCCGGGCTCCTGGTCTTCGGCGCGGCCTCGCTGCTGGCCACCCTCGCCTGGAACCCGGCTGCCTTCCTGACCGGGCGCGCCCTCCAGGGCCTGGGAGCGGCCGCCGTCGTGCCGGCTGGCATGTCGCTGCTGACCACGACGTTCCCCGAGGGCCCGCTGCGCGACCGGGCGCTCGGCATCTCCGGCACCCTGCTCTCCCTGGGCTTCACGGTCGGCATGGTCCTCGGCGGTGTCATGACCGACCTCCTCGGCTGGCGCTCGACCATGGGGCTGCTCGCGGTCGCCGCGCTCGTCGTCCTGGTCCTCGCCCCCGGGCTGCTGGCCGAGTCCCGCACCCCGGAGCGGCCGCGCCTGGACGTGCCGGGCGCCGTCGCGGTCACCGCGGGGCTGCTCGCGCTGATCTACGCCCTGTCGACGGCGGCCGACCGCGGGTTCGGCGGGCTGGACGTGCGGGCCGCCCTGGTGGCCGGGCTGGTGCTGCTGGCCGTGTTCGTGGTGGTGGAGTCGAAGGCCGCGGCTCCGCTGGTGTCGCTGCCGATGCTGCGGCGGCGGACGGTGGCCTGGGGCAACGTGGGCGGGCTGGTGACCTTCTCGATGATGTCGACGGTCATCTTCGTCCTGACCCTCTACCTCCAGGAGACGCTGGGGCTGTCCTCCTTCCTGACCGGTCTGGTCTTCGGGGTCCAGGGCATCGCGTCGGCGCTCGCCGGTTCGGTGGCCGCCCGGTTCATCGGGCGGTTCGGCGCCCGCCGCACCCTGGTGGGTTCGCTGGCCGGGCAGGGGCTGTTCACCGGGGCGCTGCTGGCGGTGGGTGCGGACTCGGGCGCGCTGGTGGCGACCGTGGCCGTGTCGCTGGCCAGCATGTGCCACCTGGGCGCGATCATCTCGTACGGGCTGACCGTGACGAGCGGGGTGCCGGACGGGGAGCAGGGGCTGGCCACGGGTCTGGTCACCACCACCCAGCAGGTGGGCCTCACGATCGGGATCCCGCTGCTGGGCGTGCTGGCCACGACGGGGACCTCGCTCTTCGACGGGGTGCGCACGGTCCTGGCGGTGGACGCGGCCCTGGTGGTGGGCGCGGCCCTGCTGGTGGCGGCCGGCCTCGGGCGGCGCAAGGCCTGA
- a CDS encoding nucleoside hydrolase, whose protein sequence is MPVPIIIDCDPGHDDALAIMLAAADPAVDLLAITTVAGNQTLEKTTLNARRVCTVAGITGVPIAAGCARPLLQPLSVADDVHGASGLDGPRFPEPSVDVVPEHAVELIHRILSEHPEPVTLVPTAPLTNIALLLTRYPGCAARIREIVLMGGSTERGNRTPAAEFNVYTDPEAADIVFRSGVPVTMCGLNVTHQALATPDVVARFASLGTELGTVCAELLTFFASAYNRLWGMPHPPLHDPVAVARVIDPAIVTCVDAHVAVELRGTHTRGATVVDPHGYLGRPANARVAVTLDPEAFWDRMVGAVATLGARTP, encoded by the coding sequence GTGCCCGTACCGATCATCATCGACTGCGACCCCGGACACGACGACGCCCTGGCGATCATGCTGGCGGCGGCCGATCCCGCGGTCGACCTGCTCGCCATCACCACGGTCGCCGGGAACCAGACCCTGGAGAAGACCACCCTCAACGCCCGCCGGGTGTGCACCGTCGCCGGCATCACGGGCGTGCCGATCGCCGCCGGCTGCGCGCGGCCGCTGCTCCAGCCCCTCTCCGTCGCCGACGACGTGCACGGCGCGTCCGGGCTGGACGGGCCGCGGTTCCCGGAGCCCTCGGTGGACGTGGTGCCCGAGCACGCCGTGGAGCTGATCCACCGGATCCTGAGCGAGCACCCCGAGCCGGTGACGCTGGTCCCCACGGCACCGCTGACCAACATCGCGCTGCTGCTGACCCGCTACCCCGGATGTGCCGCCCGGATCCGCGAGATCGTGCTGATGGGGGGATCCACGGAGCGCGGCAACCGGACGCCCGCGGCCGAGTTCAACGTGTACACCGACCCGGAGGCCGCCGACATCGTCTTCCGCAGCGGGGTACCGGTGACCATGTGCGGCCTCAACGTCACCCACCAGGCCCTGGCCACCCCGGACGTCGTGGCCCGCTTCGCGTCGCTGGGGACGGAACTGGGCACGGTCTGCGCCGAGTTGCTGACCTTCTTCGCCTCCGCCTACAACCGGCTGTGGGGCATGCCCCACCCTCCGCTGCACGACCCCGTCGCGGTGGCCCGGGTCATCGACCCGGCGATCGTCACGTGCGTGGACGCGCACGTCGCGGTGGAGCTGCGGGGTACGCACACCCGCGGGGCCACCGTCGTGGACCCGCACGGCTACCTCGGCCGGCCGGCGAACGCGCGGGTCGCCGTCACCCTGGACCCCGAGGCGTTCTGGGACCGCATGGTCGGCGCCGTCGCCACCCTCGGCGCCCGCACCCCGTGA
- a CDS encoding RNA polymerase sigma factor translates to MSEGEFDPSGDQTVSSELAGVLPVEFTAFHSQQHRAYLRYAHLQLGNAKDAEEVVDDVFTFLLKVWRQALKEASLHGFAWAVLREHVERRLAALGRQVAMVETAWFSALRRSSRERLELLESKLGLYAAIAELSERQYDVVLLAFLLGNDSETVARMMGISPATVRSHIRGARRTLSRKLGVDWIPGEEKDL, encoded by the coding sequence GTGAGCGAAGGAGAGTTCGACCCATCGGGGGACCAGACGGTCTCCAGCGAACTGGCGGGAGTGCTCCCGGTGGAGTTCACCGCCTTCCACTCCCAGCAGCACCGCGCGTACCTCCGCTACGCCCACCTGCAACTGGGCAACGCCAAGGACGCCGAGGAAGTCGTCGACGACGTGTTCACCTTCCTGCTGAAGGTGTGGCGCCAGGCGCTGAAGGAAGCGAGCCTCCACGGCTTCGCGTGGGCGGTGCTGCGCGAACACGTGGAACGGCGCCTGGCGGCCCTCGGCCGCCAGGTCGCCATGGTGGAAACGGCATGGTTCTCGGCACTGCGCCGCTCCTCCAGGGAGCGGCTCGAACTGCTGGAGTCGAAGCTCGGCCTGTACGCGGCGATCGCCGAACTGTCCGAGCGGCAGTACGACGTGGTGCTGCTGGCCTTCCTGCTGGGCAACGACTCCGAAACGGTCGCCCGGATGATGGGGATCTCCCCCGCGACCGTCCGGTCGCACATCCGCGGCGCACGCCGAACCCTGTCCCGCAAGCTCGGGGTGGACTGGATCCCCGGAGAGGAGAAGGACCTGTGA
- a CDS encoding amino acid ABC transporter permease: MTSRLTRRQRRRVWQGVQYAVFVAVLVLVGVLADWDRLQNQFAQKDLVARLFPQIITTALRNTVVYTFSGFAFGLVLGLVIAMMRLSSVAPYRWVASVYIELFRGLPALLIFIFVGVAVPLAFPGTAIPGGTYGKVALGLGLVAAAYMAETIRAGIQAVPKGQMEAARSLGFSYGRAMVSVIIPQAFRIVIPPLTNELVLLFKDSSLVLFLGVTLEERELTKFGRDLASETANSTPILVAGLCYLLVTVPLSFVVRRLEARADRAT; encoded by the coding sequence GTGACCTCTCGGCTGACCCGGCGCCAGCGGCGCCGCGTCTGGCAGGGCGTCCAGTACGCGGTCTTCGTGGCGGTGCTGGTCCTGGTGGGCGTGCTGGCCGACTGGGACCGGCTGCAGAACCAGTTCGCGCAGAAGGACCTGGTGGCGCGGCTCTTCCCGCAGATCATCACCACCGCCCTGCGCAACACGGTGGTGTACACCTTCTCCGGGTTCGCCTTCGGCCTGGTGCTCGGGCTGGTCATCGCCATGATGCGGCTGTCGTCGGTGGCCCCCTACCGCTGGGTCGCGAGCGTCTACATCGAGCTGTTCCGCGGCCTGCCCGCCCTGCTGATCTTCATCTTCGTCGGGGTCGCCGTGCCCCTGGCGTTCCCCGGCACCGCGATCCCCGGAGGGACGTACGGGAAGGTCGCGCTGGGCCTCGGCCTGGTCGCCGCCGCCTACATGGCGGAGACGATCCGCGCCGGCATCCAGGCCGTGCCCAAGGGCCAGATGGAGGCGGCCCGCTCGCTCGGCTTCTCCTACGGCCGCGCCATGGTGTCCGTGATCATCCCGCAGGCCTTCCGGATCGTCATCCCCCCGCTCACCAACGAGCTCGTCCTGCTGTTCAAGGACTCCTCGCTGGTGCTGTTCCTGGGGGTCACCCTGGAGGAACGGGAGCTGACCAAGTTCGGCCGGGACCTCGCCAGCGAGACCGCCAACTCCACCCCGATCCTGGTCGCGGGCCTGTGCTACCTCCTGGTGACCGTACCGCTGAGCTTCGTGGTGCGCCGCCTGG
- a CDS encoding HPP family protein, with product MPTPPATTEPRTTPATPAPPGPRRGLARLSGRAPARPPAGTVALATGAGIAGLLLLVALGGLLHHPLLIPPLAASAALVMAAPALPLAQPRNVVGGQLVSAGVGFVALALGGSSMWTAAVAGGAAVGAMALTRTPHSPAAATAVIVVLTRPAAPSFLAALALATVLLVLVGCAAASRAARGTVRYPAYWW from the coding sequence ATGCCCACGCCGCCCGCGACGACCGAGCCCCGCACCACCCCGGCCACCCCCGCGCCGCCCGGCCCCCGCCGGGGCCTGGCCCGGCTGTCCGGCCGGGCGCCGGCGCGCCCGCCGGCCGGGACGGTGGCCCTGGCCACCGGCGCCGGCATCGCCGGCCTGCTGCTCCTCGTCGCCCTCGGGGGCCTCCTGCACCACCCGCTGCTGATACCACCCCTGGCCGCCAGCGCCGCCCTGGTCATGGCCGCCCCGGCCCTCCCGCTGGCCCAGCCCCGCAACGTCGTCGGAGGCCAGCTGGTCTCGGCGGGGGTCGGCTTCGTCGCGCTGGCGCTGGGCGGGAGCTCGATGTGGACGGCCGCCGTCGCGGGCGGCGCCGCCGTCGGCGCGATGGCCCTGACCCGCACCCCCCACTCGCCCGCCGCCGCCACCGCCGTCATCGTCGTGCTCACCCGTCCCGCGGCCCCCTCCTTCCTCGCCGCGCTGGCCCTGGCCACCGTCCTGCTCGTGCTGGTCGGCTGCGCCGCCGCCTCCCGCGCCGCCCGGGGGACGGTCCGCTACCCCGCGTACTGGTGGTGA
- a CDS encoding CGNR zinc finger domain-containing protein, whose product MTESAERPAETSAVDGMPLVGESLALDLVNTTFINGGLRGVLVDALATPADLDRWLANRAGDFSAPLRPRLSEPATRAHFERFLELRHALREVAAAHTAGRTPQEADVRTVNRAARLAARWDELSTAAPAGSVTRWNEPDPQLAALGEVAAEGVRLFGGAPERPVHACPAPGCILYFLKTHARREWCTATCGNRVRVARHSRRHRDPQAG is encoded by the coding sequence ATGACCGAGAGCGCGGAACGTCCTGCGGAGACCTCGGCAGTGGACGGGATGCCGCTGGTCGGGGAATCGCTCGCCCTGGACCTGGTCAACACCACCTTCATCAACGGCGGGCTCCGCGGGGTCCTCGTCGACGCCCTGGCCACCCCCGCCGACCTGGACCGGTGGCTCGCCAACCGGGCCGGGGACTTCAGCGCGCCGCTGCGCCCCCGGCTGTCCGAGCCCGCCACCCGCGCCCACTTCGAGCGTTTCCTGGAGCTGCGCCACGCGCTGCGCGAGGTGGCGGCGGCCCACACGGCCGGGCGGACCCCGCAGGAGGCCGACGTGCGCACCGTCAACCGGGCGGCCCGGCTCGCGGCCCGCTGGGACGAGCTCTCCACCGCAGCCCCGGCCGGCTCGGTGACCCGCTGGAACGAGCCCGATCCGCAGCTGGCCGCGCTCGGCGAGGTGGCGGCCGAAGGGGTGCGCCTCTTCGGCGGGGCCCCGGAGCGGCCGGTCCACGCCTGCCCCGCACCGGGCTGCATCCTCTACTTCCTCAAGACCCACGCCCGCCGCGAATGGTGCACGGCCACCTGCGGCAACCGGGTCCGCGTGGCCCGCCACAGCCGCCGCCACCGCGACCCGCAGGCGGGATGA
- a CDS encoding ABC transporter substrate-binding protein, producing the protein MFLAVGCSSSGDSGPGEAAGGVPVVQKGKLTTCTHLPYPPFQFEQNGKVVGFDVALIDLVAQNLKVEQKILDTPFENFKTGAFLNSGQCDLAAAGMTITDERKKNVDFSVPYFDATQALLATKKSGITSLADVKAKSAKLGAQAETTGESYAKSQGFNPVAFESSDAVLNGLRTGQVDAVVIDYPVVQGWLKDKANASAFVLGQNIETGEKYGFSVKKGNSALLAAIDMAITAAKADGTYKKIYEQWIGPLPQAAS; encoded by the coding sequence ATGTTCCTCGCCGTGGGCTGCTCCTCCTCCGGCGACAGCGGGCCCGGGGAGGCGGCGGGCGGAGTCCCCGTCGTGCAGAAGGGCAAGCTCACCACCTGCACCCATCTGCCCTACCCCCCGTTCCAGTTCGAGCAGAACGGCAAGGTCGTCGGCTTCGACGTGGCCCTCATCGACCTCGTCGCCCAGAACCTCAAGGTCGAACAGAAGATCCTCGACACCCCGTTCGAGAACTTCAAGACCGGCGCCTTCCTGAACTCCGGCCAGTGCGACCTCGCCGCGGCCGGCATGACCATCACCGACGAGCGCAAGAAGAACGTCGACTTCTCCGTCCCCTACTTCGACGCCACCCAGGCCCTGCTGGCGACCAAGAAGAGCGGCATCACCTCCCTCGCCGACGTCAAGGCCAAGTCCGCCAAGCTCGGCGCCCAGGCCGAGACCACCGGCGAGAGCTACGCCAAGAGCCAGGGGTTCAACCCCGTCGCGTTCGAGAGCTCGGACGCGGTCCTCAACGGTCTGCGCACCGGCCAGGTCGACGCGGTCGTCATCGACTACCCGGTCGTGCAGGGCTGGCTCAAGGACAAGGCGAACGCCTCCGCGTTCGTCCTCGGACAGAACATCGAGACCGGGGAGAAGTACGGCTTCTCCGTGAAGAAGGGCAACTCCGCCCTCCTCGCCGCCATCGACATGGCCATCACCGCGGCCAAGGCCGACGGCACCTACAAGAAGATCTACGAGCAGTGGATCGGCCCGCTGCCCCAGGCAGCGTCGTGA
- a CDS encoding cupin domain-containing protein has protein sequence MSGIEYIANAFRSGFDMQDLDWTAWSEPGRAGVEHHVLWAPDPAGGEDSVGLLLRFPPGAHGDFHEHLGHELMLVLDGRLDHSDGISYGKGDLVVEGPGTRHQMSSETGCTVLAVRTRPAAPRTPHPAPRARPNSCAPRPPPDPPAAAARQIERSPCPGPFPWPRPPPPPTPPPAPGAGSSSPASPRTPTPGTSSSSSCCWRRWATRCSTPAPASPMSS, from the coding sequence ATGTCCGGAATCGAGTACATCGCCAACGCGTTCCGCAGCGGATTCGACATGCAGGACCTCGACTGGACCGCCTGGTCCGAGCCCGGCCGTGCGGGCGTCGAGCACCACGTGCTCTGGGCCCCCGACCCGGCCGGCGGCGAGGACAGCGTCGGCCTGCTCCTGCGCTTCCCGCCCGGCGCCCACGGCGACTTCCACGAGCACCTCGGCCACGAACTCATGCTCGTCCTCGACGGGCGCCTCGACCACAGCGACGGCATTTCCTACGGCAAGGGCGACCTGGTCGTCGAGGGCCCCGGCACCCGGCACCAGATGTCCAGCGAGACCGGCTGCACGGTCCTCGCCGTCCGCACCCGCCCCGCCGCGCCCCGCACCCCGCACCCCGCACCCCGCGCCAGGCCGAACTCCTGCGCACCCCGGCCGCCGCCTGACCCCCCGGCCGCCGCCGCCCGACAGATCGAGAGAAGCCCATGTCCCGGACCCTTCCCATGGCCCCGGCCCCCTCCCCCGCCCACACCCCCTCCCGCGCCCGGCGCCGGATCCTCGTCTCCAGCGTCTCCTCGGACTCCCACACCTGGAACCTCGTCTTCCTCCAGCTGCTGCTGGAGGAGATGGGCCACGAGGTGTTCAACGCCGGCGCCTGCGTCCCCGATGAGCTCGTGA